A genomic window from Glycine soja cultivar W05 chromosome 10, ASM419377v2, whole genome shotgun sequence includes:
- the LOC114372007 gene encoding uncharacterized protein LOC114372007 → MDVWSWICELPNSVEGTESHSPPMKFELASEKNDDKLDNSTRSIHLKAERTSGSDSEAAVIFTVCLQGFHPHNAHKPLWVSEKCHLSSEKPFLPLLLQLLQEIISHSPTAHDSTCPRSQLQKLKPDPIAWIMDSHTPESLSTFFNLVFTMRLFWLCAFHAPPEAGSLYFHSLLAPVLQTASSKLASSVLRTFFITVGVDTELCFMRTLGYIITKLHLIKELDVGLLGLKTLLPSPKFSYANEAHGLWILKGYAPVMTMKLARTNTVQKTQFSGIDAKESILRYSLAHHQLEAHVQLDYTVGFYDGFIQVRARVDNIRLHLARLGFSQNDDVDDFVEEKHFPSRVRVWVGPEIGSTYCAGLSLGRSTENKECEVETKRIVEGNFEKSQGSNVKALAKSSRRTRSRSWRMDQDAEGNAAIFDVVLHDNTTGQEVGSWRPKGDDPAHGLRGRYVRANRAFNKSGSVVIAGDEYGEEVGWRLSKEMEGSVLKWRIGGEFWVSYLPNQAKGSYFETRYIEWCDEVDLPLIHGKTT, encoded by the coding sequence ATGGATGTTTGGTCATGGATATGTGAGCTCCCCAACTCGGTGGAGGGGACCGAGTCCCACTCGCCACCCATGAAGTTCGAACTCGCGAGTGAGAAGAACGACGACAAGCTGGACAACTCAACTCGTTCCATTCACCTGAAAGCTGAGCGAACCTCCGGCTCAGACTCGGAAGCTGCGGTGATCTTCACCGTATGCTTGCAAGGCTTTCACCCACACAACGCTCACAAGCCTCTATGGGTCTCCGAAAAGTGCCACCTCTCATCAGAAAAGCCGTTCCTCCCTCTCCTCCTCCAACTCCTCCAGGAAATCATATCCCACTCCCCCACGGCGCACGATAGCACCTGCCCCCGTTCCCAGCTCCAGAAACTAAAACCCGACCCCATCGCATGGATCATGGACTCGCACACACCCGAGTCCCTCTCCACCTTCTTCAACCTCGTCTTCACCATGCGCCTCTTCTGGCTCTGCGCCTTCCACGCTCCCCCCGAAGCCGGCTCCCTCTACTTCCACTCCCTCCTCGCCCCCGTTCTCCAAACGGCGTCGTCCAAACTGGCATCCTCCGTCCTCCGAACTTTCTTCATCACCGTCGGCGTCGACACCGAACTCTGCTTCATGCGCACCCTCGGTTACATCATTACAAAACTTCACTTGATCAAAGAACTCGACGTTGGATTATTAGGCTTAAAAACGCTTTTGCCTTCTCCAAAATTCTCTTACGCCAACGAGGCTCACGGTCTTTGGATTCTCAAAGGTTACGCGCCAGTCATGACCATGAAACTGGCGCGAACCAACACAGTTCAAAAAACTCAATTCTCTGGCATCGATGCCAAGGAGTCGATTCTCCGTTACTCACTCGCGCACCACCAACTTGAGGCACACGTGCAGCTAGACTACACCGTTGGGTTTTACGATGGTTTCATTCAGGTTCGTGCACGTGTCGATAATATACGCCTCCACCTCGCGAGGTTAGGTTTCAGCCAAAACGACGACGTGGATGATTTCGTTGAGGAGAAGCACTTTCCGTCACGGGTTCGGGTTTGGGTGGGCCCGGAGATAGGATCCACTTATTGCGCTGGGCTGAGCTTGGGCCGGTCCACTGAGAACAAAGAGTGCGAAGTGGAAACAAAGAGGATTGTGGAGGGCAATTTCGAGAAGTCGCAGGGTTCTAACGTGAAAGCGTTAGCCAAGTCGTCGAGGAGGACGCGGAGTAGGAGTTGGAGAATGGACCAAGACGCGGAAGGGAACGCGGCGATATTCGACGTCGTTTTGCATGATAACACTACGGGCCAGGAAGTGGGCTCGTGGAGGCCCAAGGGTGATGACCCGGCTCATGGGCTGAGAGGGCGCTATGTGAGGGCAAATAGAGCGTTTAATAAAAGCGGATCGGTGGTTATTGCTGGGGATGAATATGGGGAGGAAGTAGGGTGGAGGCTTAGCAAAGAGATGGAAGGGAGTGTGTTGAAGTGGAGAATAGGGGGAGAGTTTTGGGTTAGCTATTTGCCCAACCAAGCAAAGGGTTCTTATTTTGAAACTAGGTACATCGAGTGGTGTGATGAAGTTGACTTGCCTCTTATTCATGGAAAAACAACCTAA
- the LOC114371851 gene encoding probable carbohydrate esterase At4g34215: MAGRGGAIRDANNRSKRSDGVVPAVLWFQGESHAIHEEDAAAYKFNMETLIHNLRQDLNSPSSFSASGSDHTEKVREAQKVIDLPNVICVDAKGLQLKEDNLHLTTESQIQLGHKLAEAYLTHFHA; this comes from the exons ATGGCCGGTCGTGGCGGGGCTATCAGGGACGCCAACAACCGTAGTAAGCGGTCGGACGGCGTGGTTCCGGCGGTGCTGTGGTTCCAAGGTGAAAGCCACGCAATCCACGAGGAAGACGCTGCGGCTTACAAGTTCAACATGGAGACTCTCATCCACAATCTTCGTCAAGACCTCAATTCCCCATCTTCTTTTTCGG CCTCAGGGTCTGACCACACAGAGAAAGTGAGAGAAGCACAAAAAGTAATTGATCTTCCAAACGTGATTTGCGTGGACGCAAAGGGATTGCAATTGAAGGAAGATAATCTTCATTTAACCACCGAGTCTCAAATTCAGTTGGGTCACAAGCTGGCTGAGGCCTATCTTACCCATTTTCATGCCTGA
- the LOC114372008 gene encoding transcription factor bHLH113-like isoform X2: MEAKKEYEVDHLSTPTGTSFSQLLFGDDDDDVDESALGLAVDQSYSYNYNNLTRSPLFSIHKAPQMLCFGNHQNEEGDVLLPETNLTPQKSVITSSDSSSASASSCNHTNTAFNSLPKSNNKKRQEGVAKVGVGSQRQTKKNKAENPTSTGHAKRKEKLGERIATLQQLVSPFGKTDTASVLHEAMGYIRFLHDQVQVLCSPYLQSLPSSYHQNQHGGGGNNEEEVNKDLRSKGLCLIPVGCTVHVAGSNGADFWSSAAIGNNVSFTISQAVKRNQDQ; the protein is encoded by the exons ATGGAGGCGAAGAAGGAATATGAAGTGGACCATCTGAGCACACCCACAGGGACCAGTTTCTCTCAGTTACTATTCGGAGATGACGACGACGACGTTGATGAAAGTGCATTGGGTCTCGCTGTGGACCAGTCTTACTCTTACAATTACAACAACCTTACCCGTTCACCTCTTTTCTCCATTCACAAGGCACCCCAAATGCTTTGTTTTGGCAACCATCAAAACGAAGAAGGTGACGTTTTGCTTCCTGAAACCAACTTAACCCCTCAGAAATCTGTCATCACTTCTAGTGACTCCTCTTCTGCTAGCGCTTCCTCCTGCAACCACACCAACACCGCCTTCAATTCCTTACCTAAGTCTAATAAT AAAAAGCGACAAGAAGGAGTTGCCAAGGTTGGTGTTGGAAGCCAGAGACAaactaaaaagaacaaagcagAGAACCCCACCTCAACCGGACATGCAAAG AGGAAGGAGAAGCTCGGAGAACGAATTGCAACGTTACAACAACTTGTTTCTCCCTTTGGAAAG ACAGATACAGCATCAGTGCTTCACGAGGCCATGGGTTATATAAGATTTCTTCATGACCAAGTTCAGGTCCTGTGCTCTCCTTACTTGCAAAGTTTGCCTTCCTCATACCATCAAAATCAGCAC GGGGGCGGAGGTAACAATGAAGAGGAAGTGAACAAGGACTTGAGGAGTAAGGGTCTTTGCTTGATCCCTGTGGGATGCACCGTACACGTGGCAGGTAGCAATGGTGCTGATTTTTGGTCATCTGCTGCAATAGGGAACAATGTTAGTTTCACCATCAGCCAAGCAGTGAAACGAAACCAAGATCAATGA
- the LOC114371850 gene encoding sodium/proton antiporter 1-like, giving the protein MLLGLGMLWILTDAIHYDESERQKLKVPHALSRIDTQGALFFLGIVLSVSSPEAAGILREIANYFDAHVPNSELIASAIGLISALIDNIPLVAATIGMYDVSSFPQDSEFWQLIALCASTGGSILVIGSAAGVAFMGMEKVDFIWYLRKVSGFALAGYTAGIASYLVLHNLNILQPSLAEVPFLSCFINQEFGLHSNPLSWYQKQHSL; this is encoded by the exons ATGCTGCTCGGACTTGGCATGCTTTGGATCCTCACTGATGCTATCCATTATGATGAATCTGAAAGGCAGAAGCTAAAAGTGCCACATGCTCTGTCAAGGATAGACACTCAAGGAGCACTATTTTTCTTGGGAATTGTATTATCTGTTAGCAG CCCGGAGGCAGCAGGTATTCTTCGGGAAATAGCAAATTACTTTGATGCACATGTCCCAAATAGTGAACTGATTGCAAGTGCTATTGGACTCATATCTGCATTAATAGACAATATTCCATTGGTTGCTGCCACAATAGGAATGTATGATGTCTCTTCTTTCCCTCAAGATTCTGAGTTCTGGCAGCTGATTGCATTATGTGCTAGTACTGGCGGATCCATATTGGTTATTGGCTCAGCTGCTGGAGTTGCGTTCATGGGGATGGAAAAGGTGGATTTCATTTGGTACTTACGGAAG GTTAGTGGCTTTGCCTTAGCAGGTTATACAGCTGGTATTGCTTCCTATTTAGTGCTTCATAATCTCAACATCTTGCAACCATCTCTAGCGGAGGTTCCTTTCCTTTCATGTTTCATAAATCAAGAATTCGGACTTCATTCCAATCCATTGTCATGGTATCAAAAGCAGCATAGTTTGTAA
- the LOC114372008 gene encoding transcription factor bHLH113-like isoform X1 has translation MEAKKEYEVDHLSTPTGTSFSQLLFGDDDDDVDESALGLAVDQSYSYNYNNLTRSPLFSIHKAPQMLCFGNHQNEEGDVLLPETNLTPQKSVITSSDSSSASASSCNHTNTAFNSLPKSNNSLQKKRQEGVAKVGVGSQRQTKKNKAENPTSTGHAKRKEKLGERIATLQQLVSPFGKTDTASVLHEAMGYIRFLHDQVQVLCSPYLQSLPSSYHQNQHGGGGNNEEEVNKDLRSKGLCLIPVGCTVHVAGSNGADFWSSAAIGNNVSFTISQAVKRNQDQ, from the exons ATGGAGGCGAAGAAGGAATATGAAGTGGACCATCTGAGCACACCCACAGGGACCAGTTTCTCTCAGTTACTATTCGGAGATGACGACGACGACGTTGATGAAAGTGCATTGGGTCTCGCTGTGGACCAGTCTTACTCTTACAATTACAACAACCTTACCCGTTCACCTCTTTTCTCCATTCACAAGGCACCCCAAATGCTTTGTTTTGGCAACCATCAAAACGAAGAAGGTGACGTTTTGCTTCCTGAAACCAACTTAACCCCTCAGAAATCTGTCATCACTTCTAGTGACTCCTCTTCTGCTAGCGCTTCCTCCTGCAACCACACCAACACCGCCTTCAATTCCTTACCTAAGTCTAATAAT AGTTTGCAGAAAAAGCGACAAGAAGGAGTTGCCAAGGTTGGTGTTGGAAGCCAGAGACAaactaaaaagaacaaagcagAGAACCCCACCTCAACCGGACATGCAAAG AGGAAGGAGAAGCTCGGAGAACGAATTGCAACGTTACAACAACTTGTTTCTCCCTTTGGAAAG ACAGATACAGCATCAGTGCTTCACGAGGCCATGGGTTATATAAGATTTCTTCATGACCAAGTTCAGGTCCTGTGCTCTCCTTACTTGCAAAGTTTGCCTTCCTCATACCATCAAAATCAGCAC GGGGGCGGAGGTAACAATGAAGAGGAAGTGAACAAGGACTTGAGGAGTAAGGGTCTTTGCTTGATCCCTGTGGGATGCACCGTACACGTGGCAGGTAGCAATGGTGCTGATTTTTGGTCATCTGCTGCAATAGGGAACAATGTTAGTTTCACCATCAGCCAAGCAGTGAAACGAAACCAAGATCAATGA
- the LOC114369864 gene encoding uncharacterized protein LOC114369864, producing the protein MMMHVLCFSVFLAAAMQGTLAVEYSVTNNALSTPGGVRFRDAIGDEYAKQTLDSATQFIWGVFQQNAPADRKDIQKINLFVEDRVVPNGVVAYTSKDEIHVIAKYVNDYGGDVKTEITGVLYHEMVHVWQWNGNGQAPSGLIEGIADYVRLKANYAPSHWKKAGEGQKWDQGYDVTARFLDYCNTLKSGFVAQLNKQMRTGYSDQFFVQLLGKTVDQLWQDYKAKYGNIP; encoded by the coding sequence ATGATGATGCATGTCCTTTGCTTCTCAGTGTTCCTAGCAGCAGCAATGCAAGGAACACTGGCGGTTGAATACAGTGTCACCAACAACGCCCTCTCAACCCCTGGTGGTGTTCGTTTCCGTGATGCAATAGGGGACGAATACGCCAAACAAACACTTGACTCAGCCACCCAATTCATATGGGGGGTCTTCCAGCAAAACGCTCCTGCTGATAGAAAagatatacaaaaaataaacttatttgtgGAGGACAGGGTTGTGCCAAATGGTGTTGTTGCATATACAAGCAAGGATGAGATTCATGTTATTGCAAAATATGTTAATGACTATGGTGGGGATGTGAAGACAGAGATCACAGGGGTGCTGTATCATGAAATGGTCCACGTTTGGCAGTGGAATGGGAATGGTCAGGCTCCAAGTGGATTAATTGAAGGTATTGCAGACTATGTTAGGCTGAAGGCAAACTATGCACCTAGCCACTGGAAGAAAGCAGGGGAGGGACAGAAATGGGACCAGGGTTATGATGTTACTGCTCGTTTTCTGGACTATTGTAATACTCTCAAAAGTGGGTTTGTGGCACAATTGAACAAGCAGATGAGGACTGGTTATAGTGATCAATTCTTTGTTCAGTTACTGGGCAAGACAGTTGATCAGCTTTGGCAAGACTACAAGGCTAAGTATGGCAATATACCCTAG
- the LOC114369863 gene encoding methylthioribose kinase-like, with protein MSLSEFRPLDDKFLIEYIKSVPALSSKLADNFDDLSVKEVGDGNLNFVFIVSNPAGSFVIKQALPYVRCIGESWPMTKERAYFESLALKEEGRLSPEHVPEVYHFDRTMSLIGMRYLEPPHIILRKGLIAGIEYPLLAQHMADFMAKTLFFTSLLFRSTSDHKRDVAEFCGNVELCRLTEQVVFSDPYKVSQYNRWTSPYLDRDAEAVREDNPLKLEVAELKSKFIERAQALIHGDLHTGSVMVTRESTQVIDPEFAFYGPMGFDIGAFLGNLILAFFAQDGHADQANDRKAYKEWILKTIEDSWNLFYQKFTSLWDEHKNGAGEAYLPTIYNNPEVQLLVQKKYMTDLFHDSLGFGAAKIIRRIVGVAHVEDFESITDAAKRASCERRALDLAKMLLKERRKFEGIAEIISAIRQY; from the exons ATGTCTTTGTCGGAGTTCCGACCACTCGACGACAAGTTCCTCATCGAATACATAAAGTCCGTCCCCGCCCTCTCCTCCAAACTCGCCGACAACTTCGACGACTTATCTGTCAAAGAAGTCGGAGATGGCAACCTTAACTTCGTCTTCATTGTTTCCAACCCCGCAGGTTCTTTTGTCATCAAACAG GCTCTGCCATACGTTCGTTGCATAGGGGAATCGTGGCCTATGACGAAGGAGAGAGCGTATTTTGAGTCACTGGCACTGAAAGAAGAGGGTCGTTTGAGCCCCGAACATGTTCCTGAAGTATATCACTTTGACCGTACCATGTCTTTGATTGGTATGCGTTACTTGGAGCCTCCACATATAATCCTCAGAAAAGGGTTGATTGCTGGGATTGAGTACCCTCTTTTGGCTCAACACATGGCTGATTTCATGGCAAAGACACTCTTCTTCACGTCTCTGCTTTTCCGTTCCACATCTGACCACAAACGAGACG TTGCCGAATTTTGTGGGAATGTGGAGTTATGCAGGCTCACTGAGCAGGTTGTTTTCTCCGACCCTTATAAAGTTTCTCAATATAATCGTTGGACTTCCCCCTATCTCGATCGTGATGCTGAGGCAGTTCGGGAAGACAATCCGCTGAAGCTTGAAGTTGCTGAGCTGAAATCTAA GTTCATTGAGAGGGCCCAGGCACTAATACATGGAGATCTACACACTGGTTCTGTGATGGTTACCCGTGAATCAACTCAAGTTATTGATCCAGAATTTGCATTTTATGGACCAATGGGTTTTGATATTGGAGCATTCTTGGGAAACTTGATTTTGGCTTTCTTTGCTCAAGATGGGCATGCTGATCAAGCAAATGATCGAAAA GCCTATAAGGAGTGGATTCTTAAGACAATCGAAGACAGTTGGAATCTTTTCTATCAAAAATTCACTTCACTTTGGGATGAGCACAAAAATGGTGCTGGTGAAGCATATCTTCCAACAATCTATAACAATCCTGAGGTTCAACTGCTTGTACAGAAGAAATACATGACAGATTTGTTTCACGACAGTCTTGGATTTGGTGCTGCTAAAATTATTAG GAGAATTGTTGGTGTGGCACATGTTGAGGATTTCGAATCCATTACTGATGCTGCTAAACGGGCAAGTTGTGAACGGCGGGCACTTGATTTAGCTAAGATGCTTctcaaagaaagaagaaaatttgaaggCATTGCTGAAATTATTTCAGCAATTCGGCAATACTAG
- the LOC114371249 gene encoding D-3-phosphoglycerate dehydrogenase 3, chloroplastic-like translates to MATATSQTLRFQSPSLSLSSKIPLSAFSVSLRPQRRASRHLVLVVSAGLDAKPTVLVAEKLGDAGLKLLKDFANVDCSYNLSTEELCTKISLCDALIVRSGTKVSREVFESSAGRLKVVGRAGVGIDNVDLAAATEHGCLVVNAPTANTVAAAEHGIALLAAMARNVAQADASVKAGKWQRNKYVGVSLVGKTLAVLGFGKVGSEVARRAKGLGMNVIAHDPYAPADRARAIGVELVNFDEAIATADFISLHMPLTAATSKILNDETFAKMKKGVRIVNVARGGVIDEDALVRALDSGIVAQAALDVFTEEPPPKDSKLILHELVTATPHLGASTMEAQEGVAIEIAEAVVGALKGELAATAVNAPMVPSEVLTELKPFIDLAEKLGRLAVQLVAGGSGVKTVKVTYATSRGPDDLDTRLLRAMITKGLIEPISSVFVNLVNADFTAKQRGIRITEEKVILDGSPENPLEFVQVQIANVESRFASAISDSGEIKVEGRVKDGIPHLTKVGSFDVDVSLEGSIILCRQVDQPGMIGKVGSVLGEENVNVSFMSVGRIAPRKQAVMAIGVDEQPSKESLKKIGDIPAVEEFVFLKL, encoded by the exons ATGGCCACCGCCACATCCCAAACCCTTCGATTCCAATCTCCgtcactttctctctcctccAAAATCCCTCTCTCCGCATTCTCCGTCTCGCTCCGCCCGCAACGCCGCGCCTCGCGCCACCTCGTGCTGGTCGTCTCCGCCGGCCTCGACGCAAAGCCCACGGTGCTCGTCGCGGAGAAGCTCGGCGACGCGGGGCTGAAGCTGCTCAAGGACTTCGCCAACGTCGACTGCTCCTACAACCTCAGCACCGAGGAGCTCTGCACCAAGATCTCGCTCTGCGACGCCCTCATCGTGCGCAGCGGCACCAAGGTCTCGCGCGAGGTCTTCGAGTCCTCTGCCGGCAGGTTGAAGGTCGTCGGAAGAGCCGGCGTCGGAATCGATAATGTGGATCTGGCTGCCGCCACCGAGCACGGCTGCTTGGTCGTCAATGCGCCCACCGCCAACACCGTCGCCGCCGCTGAGCACGGAATCGCGCTCCTTGCAGCCATGGCCAGGAACGTCGCTCAGGCCGATGCGTCCGTCAAAGCCG GGAAATGGCAGAGGAATAAATATGTTGGAGTTTCCTTGGTTGGGAAAACACTTGCGGTGTTGGGATTTGGGAAGGTTGGTTCTGAAGTTGCTCGTCGTGCCAAGGGACTTGGTATGAATGTCATTGCGCATGACCCGTATGCTCCTGCAGACCGTGCTAGGGCCATTGGTGTGGAGCTTGTGAACTTTGATGAGGCCATTGCCACTGCGGATTTCATCTCTCTACATATGCCTCTTACGGCTGCTACATCAAAGATACTCAATGACGAGACATTTGCCAAGATGAAGAAAGGAGTTCGCATAGTCAATGTTGCTCGTGGAGGGGTCATTGATGAGGATGCGCTTGTTAGGGCACTGGATTCTGGAATTGTAGCTCAG GCGGCTCTTGATGTTTTCACTGAGGAGCCACCACCCAAAGACAGCAAGTTGATTCTGCATGAGCTCGTTACTGCAACACCTCATCTTGGTGCCAGTACCATGGAAGCTCAG GAAGGTGTGGCTATTGAAATAGCAGAAGCTGTTGTTGGGGCATTGAAAGGGGAGCTTGCTGCTACTGCAGTCAATGCACCAATGGTTCCCTCAGAG GTGTTAACAGAATTGAAACCATTCATTGATCTTGCTGAGAAATTGGGTAGGCTAGCTGTCCAGCTGGTAGCAGGAGGAAGCGGTGTGAAAACAGTGAAGGTCACTTATGCCACCTCTAGGGGCCCTGATGATCTGGACACTCGTCTTCTCCGTGCCATGATAACCAAGGGTCTGATTGAGCCCATATCTAGTGTTTTTGTGAACTTGGTTAATGCTGATTTCACTGCCAAGCAAAGAGGGATCAGGATAACTGAGGAGAAGGTTATTCTTGATGGTTCACCTGAGAATCCACTGGAATTCGTTCAGGTGCAGATTGCTAATGTGGAATCTCGATTTGCTAGTGCCATATCAGATTCTGGGGAGATTAAAGTTGAGGGTCGGGTGAAAGATGGCATCCCCCATCTAACAAAGGTTGGGTCTTTTGATGTTGATGTGAGTTTGGAAGGTAGTATCATACTGTGTAGGCAGGTAGATCAACCAGGCATGATCGGAAAGGTTGGGAGCGTTTTGGGTGAGGAGAACGTGAATGTCAGCTTCATGAGTGTGGGAAGGATCGCTCCACGCAAGCAAGCTGTTATGGCAATTGGAGTGGACGAACAACCTAGCAAGGAATCTTTGAAGAAGATTGGAGACATTCCTGCTGTGGAAGAGTTCGTTTTCCTTAAATTGTAA
- the LOC114371975 gene encoding alpha-L-fucosidase 2-like, translating to MATANRHSYELLLLHRLLLYFVVSCSLSLSWAVQDGERVMVRNTPQKNWWKPSLTNAEDDDPPPRPLKVTFAEPATHWTDAIPIGNGRLGAMVWGAVPSEALQLNEDTLWTGIPGDYTNKSAPQALAEVRKLVNDRKFAEATAAAVKLSGEPSDVFQLLGDIKLEFHDSHLNYSKESYYRELDLDTATAKIKYSVGDVEFTREHFASNPDQVIVTRLSASKPGSLSFTVYFDSKMHHDSRVSGQNQIKIEGRCPGSRIRPRVNSIDNPQGIQFSAVLDMQISKDKGVIHVLDDKKLRVEGSDSAILLLTASSSFDGPFTKPEDSKKDPASESLSRMVSVKKFSYDDLYARHLADYQNLFHRVSLQLSKSSKTGSGKSVLEGRKLVSSQTNISQKRGDDTIPTSARVKSFQTDEDPSFVELLFQYGRYLLISCSRPGTQVANLQGIWNKDVEPAWDGAPHLNINLQMNYWPSLACNLHECQEPLFDFISSLSVIGKKTAKVNYEANGWVAHQVSDIWGKTSPDRGEAVWALWPMGGAWLCTHLWEHYIYTMDKDFLKNKAYPLLEGCTTFLLDWLIEGRGGLLETNPSTSPEHMFTAPDGKTASVSYSSTMDISIIKEVFSMIISAAEVLGRHNDTIIKRVTKYQSKLPPTKVARDGSIMEWAEDFVDPDVHHRHVSHLFGLFPGHTISVEKTPDLCKAVEVSLIKRGDDGPGWSTTWKASLWAHLHNSEHAYRMIKHLIVLVEPDHERDFEGGLYSNLFTAHPPFQIDANFGFSGAIAEMLVQSTTKDLYLLPALPRDKWANGCVKGLKARGGVTVNICWKEGDLLEFGLWTENQNSQLRLHYRGNVVLTSLSPGRVYSYNNLLKCVKAYSLNEVNP from the exons ATGGCAACAGCTAACAGGCACAGCTATGAGCTTCTCCTACTCCACCGACTTCTGCTTTACTTTGTCGTCTCATGCTCATTATCGTTATCTTGGGCAGTGCAAGATGGTGAACGGGTTATGGTGCGCAACACCCCACAGAAGAACTGGTGGAAACCAAGTTTAACAAATGCAGAAGATGATGATCCTCCTCCAAGGCCCTTGAAGGTTACTTTTGCTGAACCTGCAACTCACTGGACCGATGCCATCCCCATTGGTAATGGCCGTCTCGGTGCCATGGTTTGGGGTGCCGTACCCTCAGAAGCTCTCCAGCTCAATG aggacaCACTTTGGACTGGGATTCCTGGAGACTACACCAACAAAAGTGCTCCACAAGCACTGGCTGAAGTCAGAAAGCTGGTTAATGATAGAAAATTCGCTGAAGCTACGGCAGCAGCTGTCAAGTTGTCTGGAGAACCTTCTGAT GTATTTCAACTTCTCGGTGATATCAAGTTAGAGTTTCATGATTCCCATCTTAATTATTCAAAAGAGTCATATTATAGGGAGCTGGATTTGGATACTGCaacagcaaaaataaaatactctgTGGGTGATGTGGAATTTACCAGAGAACATTTTGCTTCTAATCCGGACCAAGTGATAGTGACAAGGTTATCTGCAAGCAAGCCTGGGTCATTATCATTTACAGTGTATTTTGATAGCAAAATGCATCACGATTCAAGGGTAAGTGGCCAAAATCAGATAAAAATTGAAGGGAGATGTCCTGGCAGTAGGATCCGACCAAGAGTGAATTCAATTGACAATCCACAGGGAATTCAGTTTTCTGCAGTTCTTGATATGCAGATTAGCAAAGATAAAGGGGTTATACATGTTTTGGATGATAAGAAGCTAAGAGTTGAAGGTTCAGATTCGGCTATTTTGCTTTTGacagcttcttcttcctttgatgGCCCATTTACTAAGCCTGAAGACTCTAAGAAGGATCCTGCTTCTGAGTCCCTCAGTAGAATGGTGTCTGTGAAAAAATTTTCATATGATGATCTTTATGCACGCCACTTGGCTGACTATCAAAATCTATTTCACCGTGTCTCATTGCAACTCTCTAAAAGCTCCAAGACTGGTTCAGGAAAATCTGTTTTGGAGGGAAGAAAATTGGTTTCCTCCCAAACTAACATCTCTCAGAAGAGAGGTGATGATACCATTCCAACTTCAGCAAGAGTCAAATCTTTTCAAACTGATGAAGATCCTTCCTTTGTGGAGCTTTTGTTTCAATATGGTCGatatcttctaatctcttgttCGCGTCCTGGAACCCAGGTGGCAAACCTACAAGGTATCTGGAACAAAGATGTTGAGCCTGCATGGGA TGGTGCTCCTCACTTGAACATTAATCTTCAAATGAATTATTGGCCATCCCTTGCTTGCAACCTACACGAGTGTCAAGAGCCCTTATTTGATTTCATTTCCTCTTTGTCAGTCATTGGTAAAAAAACTGCAAAG GTGAACTATGAAGCAAATGGTTGGGTTGCACATCAAGTTTCTGACATATGgggtaaaacatcaccagatCGAGGTGAGGCTGTTTGGGCTTTATGGCCAATGGGTGGAGCTTGGCTTTGTACACATTTATGGGAGCATTATATTTATACAATGGACAAA gATTTTCTTAAGAATAAAGCTTATCCTTTGTTGGAAGGATGTACAACATTTTTGTTGGATTGGTTGATTGAAGGCCGTGGTGGATTATTGGAAACCAACCCATCCACTTCACCAGAGCACATGTTCACTGCACCAGACGGAAAAACTGCTAGTGTGAGCTACTCATCAACCATGGACATTTCAATCATAAAAGAAGTTTTCTCTATGATCATTTCTGCTGCTGAG GTTTTGGGAAGGCATAATGATACTATTATCAAAAGAGTCACCAAGTATCAGTCTAAACTTCCTCCGACAAAAGTTGCTAGAGATGGTTCCATTATGGAATGG GCAGAAGATTTTGTGGACCCAGATGTACATCATCGACATGTTTCACACCTTTTTGGACTGTTTCCAGGACATACAATTAGTGTTGAGAAAACTCCAGACCTCTGTAAAGCTGTGGAAGTTAGTCTAATTAAAAGAG GAGATGATGGTCCAGGGTGGTCAACAACTTGGAAAGCTTCACTGTGGGCACATCTTCACAATAGTGAGCACGCATATCGCATGATAAAACACTTGATTGTCTTGGTGGAGCCTGATCATGAAAGGGATTTTGAAGGTGGACTTTACAGCAACCTGTTCACAGCACATCCCCCTTTTCAGATTGATGCAAACTTTGG TTTTTCTGGAGCAATTGCAGAAATGCTTGTTCAAAGCACAACGAAGGACCTCTACTTGCTTCCTGCATTGCCACGCGACAAATGGGCGAATGGTTGTGTGAAAGGATTAAAAGCTCGTGGTGGGGTGACAGTCAATATTTGCTGGAAAGAAGGAGATCTGCTTGAATTTGGCCTTTGGACAGAAAACCAGAATTCCCAACTTAGACTACATTATAGAGGAAATGTGGTCTTAACAAGTTTATCGCCCGGCAGAGTTTACTCATATAATAACCTTCTGAAGTGTGTGAAGGCATACTCCCTTAACGAAGTGAATCCTTGA